A stretch of the Mycobacterium shigaense genome encodes the following:
- a CDS encoding alpha/beta hydrolase — MIPSKPAILLLHGLTGNPGIFGELPEHLSRLGYLCSTPTLPGHGTVLDDMYGTTWDDWLAKAQSAASEALDRSKSLVVIGLSLGATLALTLATPLQEHILGLVLINPLICPAPDLKQQLREAAAEGETLLAPFGGDIKDPHVSATDYGAVPIESFLSALDAVDEVQPSLSAIKIPTLILASRNDDVLDATAAAEHLSATMPDTSAVLLDKGGHLAPIDYDKDEVASAISTFIRGLI; from the coding sequence ATGATCCCCTCAAAACCGGCAATCCTCCTCCTACACGGGCTCACCGGAAACCCCGGGATATTCGGTGAGCTGCCCGAACACCTATCGCGGCTCGGCTACCTTTGCTCAACACCAACACTGCCCGGTCACGGCACGGTCCTTGACGATATGTACGGCACCACGTGGGACGACTGGCTCGCTAAAGCTCAAAGTGCTGCATCAGAGGCGCTTGACAGATCAAAATCTCTGGTTGTGATCGGCCTCTCGCTGGGCGCCACTCTCGCTCTAACACTTGCCACGCCGTTGCAAGAACACATCCTCGGCCTCGTACTGATCAACCCACTCATTTGCCCCGCACCAGATTTAAAACAGCAGCTTCGAGAGGCGGCTGCCGAGGGCGAGACGCTGCTTGCGCCTTTCGGCGGAGATATCAAGGATCCCCACGTTTCTGCCACGGACTACGGTGCCGTTCCCATTGAGTCCTTCCTCTCAGCGCTCGACGCTGTCGACGAAGTTCAGCCCTCACTATCCGCGATCAAGATCCCCACTCTCATCCTGGCAAGCCGCAACGACGACGTTCTCGACGCGACTGCTGCAGCAGAACATCTTTCCGCAACGATGCCGGACACGTCGGCCGTCCTTCTCGACAAAGGAGGGCATCTCGCGCCGATCGACTATGACAAGGACGAAGTAGCCTCTGCCATAAGCACTTTTATTCGCGGACTGATATAG
- a CDS encoding IS3 family transposase (programmed frameshift) encodes MARPYPREFRDDVVRVARNRDDGVTLEQIAADFGVHPITLSKWLRQADVDDGSKPGRTTTDSVELREARRRIKLLEQENEVLRRAAAYLSQSNLPKRLYPLVKELAANGIPVAVTCRVLKLARQPYYRWLADPVTDAEYVAAHRANALFDAHHDDPEFGYRFLVEEARDAGQPMAERTAWRICADNGWWSAFGKRRRGKNGKVGPPVHDDLVGRDFTAEAPNQLWLADITEHRTAEGKLYLCAIKDVFSNRIVGYSIDSRMKSRLATQALASAIARRGDVAGCVVHSDRGSQFRSRRFVHALGRCDMVGSMGRVGAAGDNAAMESFFSLLQKNVLDRRRWDTREQLRIAIVTWIERTYHRRRRQLALGRLTPVEFEAIMTTPANQAA; translated from the exons ATGGCACGGCCCTATCCCCGCGAGTTCCGCGACGACGTGGTGCGCGTGGCCCGCAACCGCGACGACGGTGTGACGCTTGAGCAGATCGCCGCCGATTTCGGGGTGCATCCGATCACGTTGTCGAAGTGGCTGCGCCAGGCCGATGTGGACGATGGCTCCAAGCCCGGCAGGACCACCACCGATTCGGTAGAGCTACGAGAGGCGCGTCGGCGGATCAAGCTGCTCGAGCAGGAGAACGAGGTACTACGCCGGGCCGCGGCGTATCTGTCGCAGTCCAACCTGCCG AAAAGGCTCTACCCGCTCGTGAAAGAGCTCGCCGCCAACGGGATTCCCGTGGCGGTGACGTGCCGGGTCCTCAAGCTCGCCCGCCAGCCCTATTACCGCTGGCTGGCTGATCCGGTCACCGACGCCGAATACGTTGCGGCGCATCGGGCCAACGCCTTATTCGACGCCCACCACGATGACCCGGAGTTCGGCTACCGTTTCCTGGTCGAAGAGGCCCGAGATGCCGGCCAACCGATGGCCGAGCGCACCGCGTGGCGGATCTGCGCCGACAACGGCTGGTGGAGTGCGTTCGGCAAGCGCAGGCGGGGCAAGAACGGAAAGGTCGGGCCGCCAGTACACGATGATCTGGTCGGCCGAGACTTCACCGCTGAGGCACCAAATCAATTGTGGCTGGCGGATATTACTGAACATCGCACCGCCGAAGGCAAACTCTACCTGTGTGCGATCAAGGACGTGTTCTCCAACCGCATTGTCGGCTACAGCATCGACTCGCGAATGAAATCACGACTGGCCACCCAAGCCCTGGCCAGCGCCATAGCCCGTCGCGGTGACGTCGCCGGCTGCGTGGTCCACAGCGACCGCGGCAGTCAATTTCGCAGCCGACGATTCGTCCACGCCCTGGGCCGCTGCGACATGGTCGGTTCCATGGGCCGCGTCGGCGCGGCCGGCGACAACGCCGCCATGGAGAGCTTCTTCAGCCTGTTGCAGAAGAACGTTTTGGACCGCCGCCGCTGGGACACCCGAGAACAGCTCCGCATCGCCATCGTCACCTGGATCGAACGCACCTACCACCGGCGACGGCGACAACTCGCTCTCGGCCGGTTGACCCCCGTCGAGTTCGAAGCAATCATGACCACACCGGCCAATCAGGCCGCGTGA
- a CDS encoding RidA family protein: MRIGHIVCIGGTLSTNQHEQRVVDESPEAAIRQAFRNLEAICLEAGASLKDIVMLTAMLTDLSDLRTLNAVQAEFFAATFPAWSTYQVAALLHGRIELVAVAYIGSCLDN; this comes from the coding sequence GTGCGAATCGGTCACATTGTTTGCATCGGGGGCACCCTCTCCACCAATCAGCACGAGCAACGTGTCGTCGACGAGAGCCCCGAAGCGGCAATCCGACAAGCTTTCCGCAACCTTGAGGCGATTTGCCTCGAGGCTGGTGCCAGCCTCAAGGACATCGTCATGCTCACTGCCATGCTGACAGACTTGAGCGACCTCCGAACCCTCAACGCGGTACAAGCCGAGTTCTTCGCGGCGACGTTTCCGGCGTGGTCGACGTACCAGGTAGCAGCGCTCCTGCACGGCCGCATTGAACTCGTCGCCGTTGCCTACATCGGCTCCTGTCTGGACAACTAA
- a CDS encoding thiolase family protein encodes MTNDVAIIGAGLHPFGRFDKTAMEMGAEAIDAALTDAGVQWKDIQFGFGGSHEVSNPDAVTRLVGLTGITFTNVFNACATAASAIAQTADTIRLGKYDIGIAIGLDKHPRGAFTDDPAKLALPQWYAQNGQFVTTKFFGMKANKYLHDHNISQETLARVANKNFRNGALNPNAFRRKEISVEEILNSTVLNYPLTQYMFCAPDEGAAAVIMCRADIAHKYTDKPVYVRACEIRTRTFGAYEVHATFAPVDEDVSPTVYASKAAYEAAGIGPEDVDIAQLQDTDAGNEVIHMAETGLCADGEQEKLLADGATEIHGSMPVNTDGGLIANGEPIGASGLRQMHELVRQLRGEAGERQVPGNPRVGLAQVYGAPGTASATILSL; translated from the coding sequence ATGACGAACGACGTTGCCATCATCGGCGCGGGCCTGCATCCCTTCGGCCGGTTCGATAAGACCGCGATGGAGATGGGCGCCGAGGCCATTGACGCGGCGTTGACCGATGCCGGTGTGCAGTGGAAAGACATCCAGTTCGGCTTCGGCGGCAGCCACGAAGTGTCCAACCCGGATGCGGTGACCCGCCTGGTCGGACTGACGGGCATCACCTTCACCAACGTCTTCAACGCCTGCGCGACCGCGGCCAGCGCCATTGCGCAGACGGCCGACACGATCCGGTTGGGCAAGTACGACATTGGCATCGCGATCGGCCTGGACAAGCATCCCCGCGGGGCGTTCACCGACGACCCCGCCAAGCTGGCGCTGCCGCAGTGGTACGCGCAGAACGGGCAGTTCGTCACCACCAAGTTCTTCGGGATGAAGGCCAACAAGTACCTGCACGACCACAACATCTCCCAGGAGACGCTGGCGCGGGTGGCCAACAAGAATTTTCGCAATGGCGCACTGAACCCGAATGCCTTCCGGCGCAAGGAGATCTCGGTCGAAGAGATCCTCAACTCCACCGTGCTCAACTACCCGCTGACCCAGTACATGTTCTGCGCACCCGACGAGGGTGCCGCGGCCGTCATCATGTGTCGTGCCGACATCGCGCACAAGTACACCGACAAACCGGTGTATGTGCGCGCCTGCGAGATTCGCACCCGGACCTTCGGCGCGTATGAGGTGCATGCCACGTTCGCCCCGGTAGATGAAGACGTCTCGCCGACGGTGTACGCATCCAAGGCGGCCTACGAAGCCGCGGGCATCGGGCCCGAGGACGTCGATATTGCCCAGCTGCAGGACACCGACGCCGGCAACGAGGTCATCCACATGGCCGAGACGGGTCTGTGCGCCGACGGTGAGCAGGAGAAGCTGCTGGCCGACGGCGCCACCGAGATTCACGGCTCGATGCCGGTGAACACCGACGGCGGGCTGATCGCCAACGGCGAGCCGATCGGCGCCTCGGGGTTGCGGCAGATGCACGAGCTGGTGCGTCAGCTGCGCGGCGAGGCGGGCGAGCGTCAGGTGCCCGGCAACCCGCGGGTCGGCCTGGCGCAAGTGTACGGTGCTCCCGGCACCGCGTCGGCGACGATCCTGTCGCTCTAA
- a CDS encoding Zn-ribbon domain-containing OB-fold protein: MQKALAPEISTWPAADPQLIGSRCGDCNATVFPVQQRCPRCSDAKMSDVTLPRRGTLVAWTTQGFPPGAPYAGPTGKDFVPFGVGLVQLGDVVRVEGRLTENDPAKLQFGQKVELTMVPFTTDADGNEIITFAFRPV, translated from the coding sequence ATGCAGAAGGCACTCGCTCCCGAGATCTCGACCTGGCCCGCCGCCGACCCGCAGCTCATCGGCAGCCGATGCGGCGACTGCAACGCCACGGTCTTCCCGGTGCAGCAGCGCTGCCCGCGCTGCAGCGACGCGAAGATGAGCGACGTGACGCTGCCGCGCCGCGGAACGCTGGTCGCGTGGACCACCCAGGGTTTCCCACCCGGGGCCCCCTACGCTGGCCCCACCGGCAAGGACTTCGTCCCGTTCGGCGTGGGACTGGTACAGCTCGGTGATGTGGTCCGCGTCGAGGGCCGGTTGACCGAGAACGACCCGGCCAAGCTGCAGTTCGGCCAAAAGGTCGAGCTCACCATGGTGCCGTTCACCACCGACGCGGACGGCAACGAGATCATCACCTTCGCTTTCCGGCCGGTCTAG
- a CDS encoding ABC transporter permease — protein MVNSSPEVVAGSAPTPEAGNLWKQHQWSIIRILSPVVLLVAWQVLSATGLIPQDVLPAPQLIFDAGLQLLRDGKLGEALEVSGVRVLEGLLLGGLVGVALGIAVGLSRWIEATADPPLQMVRALPHLGLIPLFILWFGIGELPKVLLVALGVSFPLYLNTFSAIRQVDPKLLETADVLGFSLWQRLRIIILPSAAPQVLVGLRQSLAIAWLTLIVAEQINADKGIGFLINNARDFLRIDIIIFCLVVYALLGITTDAIVRALEHRALRYRA, from the coding sequence ATGGTGAACAGTTCCCCCGAGGTCGTCGCGGGGTCCGCGCCGACGCCCGAGGCCGGCAACCTTTGGAAGCAGCACCAATGGAGCATCATCCGGATTTTGTCGCCGGTGGTCCTGCTGGTGGCGTGGCAGGTTCTCAGCGCAACCGGTCTCATACCGCAGGACGTGTTGCCGGCACCGCAGTTGATCTTCGACGCCGGGCTACAACTACTGCGCGACGGCAAGCTCGGCGAGGCCCTGGAGGTATCGGGGGTGCGTGTGCTCGAAGGCCTGTTGTTGGGCGGGCTGGTCGGGGTCGCTTTGGGGATCGCCGTCGGATTGTCCCGCTGGATCGAGGCCACGGCCGACCCGCCCTTGCAAATGGTGCGCGCGCTGCCTCACCTCGGGCTGATTCCGTTGTTCATCTTGTGGTTCGGAATCGGTGAGCTGCCAAAGGTTTTGCTCGTTGCGCTTGGCGTCAGCTTCCCGTTGTACCTGAATACCTTCTCGGCGATCCGGCAGGTCGACCCGAAGTTATTGGAAACCGCTGATGTGCTTGGGTTTTCGCTGTGGCAGCGGCTGCGTATCATTATACTGCCCAGCGCGGCGCCCCAGGTGCTGGTCGGTCTGCGCCAGTCGCTGGCGATCGCGTGGCTGACGCTGATCGTCGCCGAGCAGATTAACGCCGACAAGGGAATTGGGTTTCTGATCAACAACGCGCGTGACTTCCTGCGTATCGACATCATCATCTTCTGCTTGGTTGTCTATGCGCTGCTGGGCATTACGACCGACGCCATCGTCCGAGCACTCGAACATCGAGCCTTGAGGTATCGCGCATGA
- a CDS encoding ABC transporter ATP-binding protein: MTVTDDRQTAVVGNLSHVDKWYRNRKVLDDISLEIRTREIVALVGRSGGGKSTVLRVLAGLAPDHGGIREVAGAPAVAFQEPRLFPWRDVLTNVRYGLNRAQLSSKAALDRSTEALAEIGLADHAGAWPLTLSGGQAQRVSLARALVAEPQLLLLDEPFGALDALTRLSMRALLLQLWRRHGFGVLLVTHDVEEATALADRVLVLEAGRIAHTVAIENPRPAAGEHIAEHEHYREELLLKLGVRV; the protein is encoded by the coding sequence ATGACCGTCACAGACGATCGGCAGACCGCCGTCGTCGGCAACCTGAGCCACGTCGACAAGTGGTACCGCAACCGAAAGGTTCTCGACGACATCTCGCTGGAGATCCGCACTCGCGAGATCGTCGCGCTGGTCGGTCGCAGCGGCGGGGGTAAATCGACCGTCCTGCGCGTGCTGGCGGGGCTGGCGCCCGACCATGGCGGTATCCGCGAGGTCGCCGGCGCACCCGCGGTCGCCTTTCAGGAGCCGCGGCTGTTTCCGTGGCGTGACGTGCTCACCAACGTTCGGTACGGCCTCAACCGCGCGCAGTTGTCCAGCAAGGCGGCATTGGACCGTTCCACGGAGGCGCTGGCCGAGATCGGCCTCGCCGACCATGCCGGGGCGTGGCCGCTGACGCTGTCCGGCGGTCAGGCGCAGCGGGTGTCGTTGGCGCGCGCGCTGGTCGCCGAACCGCAGCTGTTGCTGCTCGACGAACCGTTCGGGGCGCTCGACGCGCTGACCCGACTGTCGATGCGTGCGCTGCTGCTCCAGCTGTGGCGCCGGCACGGGTTCGGGGTACTGCTGGTCACGCACGACGTCGAAGAGGCCACCGCGCTCGCCGACCGGGTGCTGGTGCTCGAGGCCGGCCGGATCGCCCATACCGTTGCGATCGAGAACCCGCGTCCCGCCGCCGGCGAGCACATCGCCGAGCACGAGCATTACCGCGAAGAACTGTTGCTCAAGTTGGGCGTTCGAGTTTGA
- a CDS encoding ABC transporter substrate-binding protein — MLRITLRVVVVVLAATASGCVSRSVGPQLIAVPAPIPSAELSDVTLQVGDQKGGTEALLRAANALDGLPYRIVFSTFTSGPPQIEALTADKIDFAITGNTPPVFGAAANSKIRVVAAWDGATAGEQILVRADSSIASARDLRGKTILVAKGSAAHANVLEHLADAGLKPKDVKLVFLQPADAFSAFANGQGDAWVIWEPYTSQATTKLKVRSIATAENGYWFGSASINALTDAKRNSALADLLVRYERAAQWARENPSEWAKRYAKAVGLDLKVAELAQSHVLRLPIPLDDKVVAAEQRLADLFAAADQIPEAPDFAKWVDRRFNNVLAVSSTK; from the coding sequence ATGTTGCGGATCACCCTTCGGGTCGTCGTGGTGGTGCTCGCAGCGACCGCATCCGGCTGCGTGTCCCGATCGGTGGGGCCGCAGTTGATAGCGGTGCCGGCACCCATCCCGTCGGCCGAACTCTCCGATGTCACCCTGCAGGTCGGTGACCAAAAGGGCGGAACCGAGGCGCTGCTGCGCGCCGCCAATGCCCTTGACGGCCTGCCTTACCGAATTGTCTTCTCCACCTTCACCTCTGGGCCCCCGCAGATCGAGGCTCTGACCGCCGACAAGATCGATTTCGCGATTACCGGCAACACACCGCCGGTGTTCGGTGCGGCGGCCAACTCGAAAATCAGGGTGGTCGCGGCGTGGGACGGCGCGACTGCGGGCGAGCAGATCCTGGTGCGCGCCGATTCGTCGATCGCCTCGGCTCGCGATTTGCGGGGCAAGACGATCCTGGTGGCCAAGGGCAGCGCCGCGCATGCCAATGTGCTCGAACACCTCGCCGACGCCGGGCTGAAGCCGAAAGACGTCAAGCTGGTCTTCCTGCAGCCCGCCGACGCGTTCTCGGCGTTCGCCAACGGGCAAGGCGACGCGTGGGTCATCTGGGAGCCCTACACGTCACAGGCCACCACCAAACTGAAGGTGCGCAGTATCGCGACCGCCGAGAATGGCTACTGGTTCGGCAGCGCGTCCATCAATGCGTTGACCGATGCGAAACGCAACTCGGCGTTGGCCGATCTGCTGGTGCGCTACGAGCGGGCGGCGCAATGGGCGCGGGAGAACCCGTCGGAATGGGCCAAGAGATACGCCAAGGCGGTGGGCCTGGACCTCAAGGTTGCCGAACTCGCCCAGAGCCACGTGCTGCGGCTACCCATCCCCCTCGACGACAAGGTGGTCGCTGCAGAGCAGCGGCTCGCCGATTTGTTCGCCGCCGCCGACCAGATCCCGGAGGCGCCTGACTTCGCCAAGTGGGTCGACCGTAGGTTCAACAACGTGCTCGCGGTGAGCAGCACGAAATGA
- a CDS encoding putative quinol monooxygenase: MAVTVLLELKFKPDAVSAAQDLMRQTLKTTRAFEGNLQTDVWVDEDDEAHWIIYEVWDTVEHDEAYRAFRAGEGKVTELPPLLAAPPAKTRYRTSDV, from the coding sequence ATGGCAGTCACGGTGCTACTCGAACTGAAATTCAAGCCCGACGCGGTGTCCGCGGCGCAAGACCTGATGCGCCAGACGCTGAAAACCACCCGGGCGTTCGAGGGGAATCTGCAAACGGACGTGTGGGTCGACGAGGACGACGAAGCGCACTGGATCATCTACGAGGTGTGGGACACGGTCGAGCACGACGAGGCCTACCGCGCGTTTCGGGCCGGCGAGGGCAAGGTGACCGAACTGCCGCCGCTGCTGGCCGCGCCGCCGGCGAAAACGCGCTACCGCACCAGCGACGTCTAG
- a CDS encoding LLM class F420-dependent oxidoreductase, which translates to MRFGLFIPQGWRMDLVDIEPEKHWAVMRDLATYADNGAWDSLWVYDHFHTVPMPTGEATHEAWSLMAAYAATTSRIKLGQMCTAMSYRNPVYLAKVAATADIISGGRIQMGIGGGWYEHEWRAYGYGFPSAGVRLARLEEGVQIMQDAWRDGKVSLDGKHYQVDGAIVEPKPLQDGGIPFWIAGGGEKVTLRIAAQYAQYTNFTPELEAFKHKSQVLAEHCREVGTDFDAIVRSANFSAIIGTSDAEVKDRQRRIRERMVRYVPEAAADAMLSGGSEGATGTPEQVIERIAKVRDLGCDYAICYFPEAAYDRSGIELFEREVIPALS; encoded by the coding sequence ATGCGCTTTGGTCTCTTCATTCCGCAGGGCTGGCGGATGGATCTGGTGGACATCGAACCCGAAAAGCACTGGGCGGTGATGCGAGACCTGGCCACCTATGCCGACAACGGCGCGTGGGATTCGCTGTGGGTCTATGACCACTTCCACACCGTGCCGATGCCGACAGGCGAGGCCACGCACGAGGCGTGGTCGCTGATGGCGGCGTACGCGGCGACCACGTCGCGGATCAAGCTCGGCCAGATGTGCACGGCGATGAGTTACCGCAATCCCGTCTACCTCGCCAAGGTCGCCGCCACCGCGGACATCATCTCCGGTGGCCGCATCCAGATGGGGATCGGCGGTGGCTGGTACGAACACGAATGGCGTGCCTACGGGTACGGTTTCCCATCGGCGGGCGTGCGGCTGGCCCGGCTGGAAGAGGGCGTGCAGATCATGCAGGACGCCTGGCGCGACGGCAAGGTCAGCTTGGACGGCAAGCACTATCAGGTCGACGGCGCGATCGTCGAACCGAAGCCGTTGCAGGACGGCGGTATTCCGTTCTGGATCGCCGGCGGCGGCGAGAAGGTGACGTTGCGCATCGCCGCGCAGTACGCGCAGTACACGAACTTCACCCCAGAACTCGAGGCTTTCAAGCACAAGTCGCAGGTGCTGGCCGAGCACTGCCGCGAGGTGGGAACCGACTTCGACGCCATCGTGCGCTCGGCCAACTTCAGCGCGATCATCGGAACCTCCGACGCCGAGGTCAAAGACCGGCAGCGCAGGATCCGTGAGCGGATGGTCCGCTACGTCCCCGAGGCGGCGGCCGACGCGATGCTCTCCGGCGGTTCCGAGGGGGCCACGGGCACGCCGGAACAGGTCATCGAGCGCATCGCGAAGGTCCGCGACCTGGGTTGCGATTACGCGATCTGCTACTTCCCCGAGGCGGCCTACGACCGGTCCGGCATCGAACTATTCGAACGGGAAGTGATTCCCGCCCTGAGCTAG
- a CDS encoding FAD-dependent monooxygenase, whose product MRILISGASISGPVLAYWLTRRGFAVTVIERAPELRKTGGHAVDLFRPAMEISEKMGVLSRIEALATGTTELRLHRDGIHRPARIDLTKVYGASSDRHVEIMRDDLSEVYYDAGRDHVEYVFGDSITAISPDGDVTFEHAAQRSFDVVIGADGLHSNVRRLVFGKDAGRTRFLGGYLAVESVPKSLAREGQMDVHLAAGRLAGIYTAQHLDDARALFMFRRREELQYDHRDVLRQKDLLRASFAGMDPEVDGWLEELDRAPTFYFDSIIQLELDTWSRGRVALVGDAGYCPGPAVGGSTSIAVLGAYILAGELAEAKSDYAHAFATYEQQMADAVRRSRAFARAAAKTIVPGSRAGVWALTRAAQLITALPAGVTRAIAKLNTNGARLYDSMQYHQYAEIDV is encoded by the coding sequence ATGCGGATCCTCATCTCGGGTGCGAGCATCTCGGGCCCGGTGCTGGCGTATTGGCTGACCCGCCGCGGATTCGCCGTCACGGTCATCGAGCGAGCGCCGGAACTTCGCAAAACCGGCGGCCATGCCGTCGACCTGTTTCGGCCCGCCATGGAGATCTCGGAAAAGATGGGCGTGCTCAGCCGCATCGAGGCGCTCGCGACCGGAACGACCGAGCTGCGGTTGCATCGCGACGGGATTCACCGGCCCGCCCGGATAGATCTGACCAAGGTGTATGGCGCGTCATCGGACCGCCACGTCGAGATCATGCGCGACGATCTCAGCGAGGTCTACTACGACGCGGGCCGCGACCACGTCGAGTACGTGTTCGGGGACTCGATCACGGCTATCTCGCCGGACGGCGACGTGACGTTCGAGCACGCCGCGCAGCGCAGCTTCGACGTCGTGATCGGCGCCGACGGTCTGCACTCCAACGTTCGCCGACTGGTATTCGGCAAGGACGCCGGACGCACCCGGTTCCTCGGCGGCTACTTGGCGGTCGAGTCGGTGCCGAAATCTCTCGCGCGCGAAGGACAGATGGACGTGCACCTGGCGGCCGGCCGCCTGGCCGGCATCTACACCGCGCAACACCTCGATGACGCACGCGCACTGTTCATGTTCCGCCGCCGCGAAGAACTGCAATACGACCACCGGGATGTCTTGCGGCAGAAGGACCTGTTGCGCGCGAGCTTCGCCGGGATGGATCCGGAGGTGGACGGTTGGCTCGAGGAGCTGGACCGTGCGCCGACGTTTTACTTCGACTCGATCATCCAGCTGGAGCTGGACACCTGGTCGCGCGGGCGGGTCGCGTTGGTCGGCGACGCCGGGTATTGCCCGGGACCGGCAGTTGGCGGCAGCACCAGCATCGCGGTGCTGGGTGCCTACATCCTTGCCGGTGAATTGGCCGAAGCCAAGAGCGATTACGCGCACGCGTTCGCGACTTACGAACAGCAGATGGCCGATGCCGTGCGCCGCAGCAGAGCCTTCGCGCGGGCCGCGGCGAAAACCATCGTGCCGGGCTCACGGGCCGGAGTGTGGGCGTTGACCCGCGCCGCGCAACTGATCACGGCGCTCCCGGCCGGCGTCACCAGGGCGATCGCCAAGCTCAACACAAACGGTGCCCGGCTGTACGACTCGATGCAGTACCACCAGTACGCCGAAATCGACGTTTGA
- a CDS encoding class I SAM-dependent methyltransferase, whose protein sequence is MASKHTLFRIFYRIGFTPWDGHPIARRLQDLVEGTNGTPALTVGSALDLGCGTGDSSIYLAQHGWKVTGVDFVAQALDRARAKAADLPVDFVGADVTRLSQAGIGTGFGLIVDNGCLHNMSDGDRDAYVREVSAVAAPDARLFIVAFRPGGRFGVRGVEPAEMETRFASGWTLLSAGDEADLDEARRRRGGAREETAARYYLYQRRH, encoded by the coding sequence ATGGCCTCCAAGCACACACTCTTTCGGATTTTCTACCGCATCGGCTTCACCCCGTGGGACGGTCATCCGATCGCAAGACGGCTGCAGGATTTGGTCGAGGGGACCAATGGCACGCCCGCGCTAACGGTCGGGTCGGCCCTCGATCTCGGCTGCGGCACCGGGGACTCGTCGATTTACCTTGCGCAACACGGCTGGAAGGTCACCGGTGTTGACTTCGTAGCCCAAGCTCTCGACAGGGCCCGCGCCAAAGCCGCCGACCTGCCGGTCGACTTCGTCGGGGCCGACGTCACCCGACTGAGTCAGGCCGGCATCGGCACCGGTTTCGGCCTGATCGTCGACAACGGCTGCCTGCACAATATGAGCGACGGCGATCGGGATGCCTACGTTCGCGAGGTCAGCGCGGTGGCCGCGCCCGACGCGCGCCTGTTCATCGTCGCGTTCCGCCCCGGCGGCAGGTTCGGCGTCCGGGGCGTCGAGCCCGCCGAGATGGAGACACGCTTCGCATCCGGCTGGACGCTGCTGTCGGCCGGCGACGAGGCGGACCTCGACGAAGCGCGGCGCAGACGGGGAGGCGCGCGAGAGGAGACCGCGGCGCGGTACTACCTATATCAGCGGCGCCATTAG
- a CDS encoding MarR family winged helix-turn-helix transcriptional regulator, translating to MPQPPPFSPTVALLTIGRVWDAAFAEALKPLGLTTRKYGLLGHIRVTPGISFSELARRSRITVQSAHTAVAAFVDAGLVDDRTAHAGSASQLSVTAEGESLLARAAEVVARLDAEFTAQHPDLTDALRGYVDRVISGQATFS from the coding sequence ATGCCGCAGCCGCCTCCGTTCAGCCCGACCGTCGCGCTGCTTACGATTGGCCGGGTCTGGGATGCGGCCTTTGCCGAGGCTCTCAAACCGCTCGGTTTGACGACCCGGAAGTACGGGCTGCTGGGGCATATCCGGGTAACTCCGGGCATCTCGTTCAGTGAGCTGGCGAGGCGGTCGCGTATCACGGTGCAAAGCGCACACACCGCGGTGGCCGCATTCGTCGATGCGGGACTTGTCGATGACAGGACTGCGCATGCGGGATCCGCGTCGCAGCTGTCGGTGACGGCCGAGGGTGAGTCGCTCCTGGCCCGAGCGGCCGAGGTCGTGGCGCGGCTTGACGCGGAATTCACCGCCCAGCATCCCGACCTCACCGACGCATTGCGCGGATACGTGGACCGGGTTATATCGGGACAGGCAACCTTCAGTTAA